TGCCGGCTACCGGGTGCAGCACCTTGGGCAGCGCGGAGCGCATGCGCGTGCCTTGGCCTGCGGCGAGAATGACGATATCGAGGGACATTGACTGGCTACCGATCCTGGGCGGTCAGGGATGACCGAAAAGGGGAATTCTGAAAAAGAAAAAGGGTAGCCGAGGCTACCCTTTAACTCAATCGCATTGCAGGTGATCGGCCGCGGCCGGATCACTTGCCTCTGCGCAATTGCTGGACAGTACGCAGCTGAGCTGCAGCCTCGGCCAGACGTGCGGCAGCAGCGCCGTAGTCGAAGTCCGAGCCTTTAGTGTTCAGCGCGTTCTCGGCAGCCTTGAGGGCTTCCTGAGCCTGAGCTTCGTCCAGGTCGGCAGCACGTTGCACGGTGTCGGCGAGAACCTTGACCATGTTTGGCTGCACTTCGAGGAAGCCACCGGAGATGTAGTACACCTCTTGAGTGCCACCCTGCTTGGTCAGCGTGATCGGACCCGGCTTGAGATTGGTGATCAGCGGCGCGTGGCCTGGAGCGATACCGAGATCGCCCAGGTTGCCGTGCGCTACTACCATCTCGACCAGACCGGAGAAGATTTCTCCTTCCGCGCTGACGATATCGCAATGGACTGTCATAGCCATCTGCTTGCCTCAACCTGATTAGCGCCCCTTGCGGGGCGCCGGGATTACAGTTTCTTGGCTTTCTCGATCGCTTCGTCGATGCTGCCGACCATGTAGAACGCTTGTTCTGGCAGGTGGTCGTAGTCACCTTTGAGGATACCGCTGAAGCCAGCGATGGTGTCCTTCAGGGAAACGTACTTGCCTGGCGAGCCGGTGAAGACTTCGGCCACGAAGAACGGCTGCGACAGGAAGCGCTGGATCTTACGAGCGCGGGCTACCAGTTGCTTGTCGCTTTCGGACAGTTCGTCCATACCCAGGATCGCGATGATGTCTTTCAGCTCTTTGTAGCGCTGCAGAACATACTGAACGCCACGAGCGGTCTCGTAGTGCTCGTTGCCGATCACGTTCGGGTCCAGCTGGCGCGAAGTCGAGTCCAGTGGGTCGACCGCTGGGTAGATACCCAGGGAAGCGATGTCACGGGACAGAACGACGGTGGCGTCCAAGTGGGCGAAGGTGGTCGCTGGCGACGGGTCGGTCAGGTCGTCCGCAGGTACGTATACGGCCTGGACGGAGGTGATCGAACCTTCCTTGGTGGAGGTGATACGCTCTTGCAGAACGCCCATCTCTTCAGCCAGGGTCGGCTGGTAACCTACTGCCGAAGGCATACGGCCCAGCAGTGCGGATACTTCGGTACCGGCCAGGGTGTAACGATAGATGTTGTCGACGAACAGCAGAACGTCGTTACCTTCGTCACGGAACTTCTCAGCCATGGTCAGGCCGGTCAGCGCTACGCGCAGACGGTTTCCTGGTGGCTCGTTCATCTGACCGTAGACCAGCGCTACCTTGTCGAGAACGTTGGAGTCCTTC
The genomic region above belongs to Pseudomonas sp. PSKL.D1 and contains:
- the atpD gene encoding F0F1 ATP synthase subunit beta, which produces MSSGRIVQIIGAVIDVEFPRDVVPSVYNALKVQGAETTLEVQQQLGDGVVRTIAMGSTEGLKRGLDVVDTGAAISVPVGKATLGRIMDVLGNPIDEAGPIGEEERRGIHQPAPSFADQAGGNDLLETGIKVIDLVCPFAKGGKVGLFGGAGVGKTVNMMELIRNIAMEHSGYSVFAGVGERTREGNDFYHEMKDSNVLDKVALVYGQMNEPPGNRLRVALTGLTMAEKFRDEGNDVLLFVDNIYRYTLAGTEVSALLGRMPSAVGYQPTLAEEMGVLQERITSTKEGSITSVQAVYVPADDLTDPSPATTFAHLDATVVLSRDIASLGIYPAVDPLDSTSRQLDPNVIGNEHYETARGVQYVLQRYKELKDIIAILGMDELSESDKQLVARARKIQRFLSQPFFVAEVFTGSPGKYVSLKDTIAGFSGILKGDYDHLPEQAFYMVGSIDEAIEKAKKL
- a CDS encoding F0F1 ATP synthase subunit epsilon gives rise to the protein MAMTVHCDIVSAEGEIFSGLVEMVVAHGNLGDLGIAPGHAPLITNLKPGPITLTKQGGTQEVYYISGGFLEVQPNMVKVLADTVQRAADLDEAQAQEALKAAENALNTKGSDFDYGAAAARLAEAAAQLRTVQQLRRGK